In one Rhinoraja longicauda isolate Sanriku21f chromosome 32, sRhiLon1.1, whole genome shotgun sequence genomic region, the following are encoded:
- the crtam gene encoding cytotoxic and regulatory T-cell molecule isoform X3, which produces MAVLSVLCFLVFAALQASSQRLKGKFITVLEGNSAVLNCTMNKCEGSYIEWKNPKHQVLYFNKRKALRDHRYKLIDYSNSRLIVTLRNTTVDDDGIYTCLYYTHKIVKKQVHLTVLAPPSPPILSINKRSLKEKVVSCITKGSKPKPQITWLLNNRVELHGRTKYKRENNGAKYTTISKLKIKGHNKNSRIDCLVRHEALMNRTLRATYRFDNNYNFFGPTESYAQTERDMATTSPEPTAHSEQPGLDKEDFYTRETPKTEYDFLTSTEDSMLRTNVGNGTTLNASSTPIMELPITEIQKSTFNRKAGSFIAYGSTPLNSNENSTERNEGIAFNSTPTWNKANTSIESENTTFIIKCKNNVIQNNGKHEKQQMKKNGALLLILVAFLICALFIIFQLFVLKLWKQHLKWKKQKDESDITGESNKSNKSSNEEVVRAENDNQA; this is translated from the exons ATGGCTGTTCTTTCAGTACTGTGTTTTCTGGTCTTTGCTGCACTTCAAG CAAGTTCACAAAGGCTAAAGGGGAAATTTATTACTGTGCTCGAGGGAAATTCGGCAGTTCTCAATTGTACAATGAATAAATGTGAAGGATCATATATTGAATGGAAAAATCCAAAGCATCAAGTTCTATACTTTAACAAAAGAAAAG CGCTAAGGGATCACAGATACAAATTAATTGATTACTCAAACTCACGGTTAATCGTCACACTTCGCAATACCACAGTGGATGATGACGGCATCTACACCTGCTTATATTATACTCATAAAATAGTAAAGAAGCAAGTGCACCTCACTGTTTTAG CACCACCTTCACCCCCTATATTGAGTATCAACAAACGTTCATTGAAAGAGAAGGTGGTCAGTTGTATCACCAAAGGAAGCAAACCAAAGCCTCAAATAACCTGGCTCCTGAACAACAGAGTGGAGTTGCATG GGCGCACAAAATATAAACGAGAAAATAATGGTGCAAAGTATACAACAATCAGTAAATTGAAAATCAAAGGTCATAACAAGAATTCCAGAATTGATTGTTTGGTTCGACATGAAGCATTAATGAACAGAACTCTTAGAGCGACCTACAGATTTGATAACAATT acaaTTTCTTTGGACCAACGGAATCCTACGCCCAAACTGAACGTG ATATGGCTACAACCAGTCCAGAACCAACAGCGCACAGCGAGCAACCTGGCCTAGACAAGGAGGACTTTTACACCCGAGAAACTCCAAAAACTGAAT ATGATTTCCTCACATCAACAGAGGATTCAATGCTGCGTACGAATG TGGGAAATGGCACAACATTGAATGCAAGCTCTACACCTATCATGGAGTTACCCATCACAGAAATTCAAAAAAGCACCTTCAATAGAAAAGCAGGTTCATTCATCG CATATGGTAGCACTCCACTCAATTCAAATGAAAACAGCACAGAGAGAAATG AAGGGATTGCATTCAATTCTACGCCTACCTGGAATAAAGCAAATACATCCATTGAAAGTGAAAATACTACATTTAtaataaaatgtaaaaacaacGTTATCC AAAATAACGGAAAACATGAGAAACAACAAATGAAGAAGAATGGAGCCCTATTACTGATACTGGTAGCTTTCCTGATTTGTGCTTTGTTCATCATCTTTCAATTATTCGTGCTAAAACTATGGAAACAGCATTTAAAGTGGAAAAAGC AAAAAGATGAATCTGATATAACAGGGGAAAGTAACAAATCAAATAAGTCAAGTAACGAAGAAGTTGTCCGAGCAGAAAACGATAATCAAG cgtga
- the crtam gene encoding cytotoxic and regulatory T-cell molecule isoform X4: protein MAVLSVLCFLVFAALQASSQRLKGKFITVLEGNSAVLNCTMNKCEGSYIEWKNPKHQVLYFNKRKALRDHRYKLIDYSNSRLIVTLRNTTVDDDGIYTCLYYTHKIVKKQVHLTVLAPPSPPILSINKRSLKEKVVSCITKGSKPKPQITWLLNNRVELHGRTKYKRENNGAKYTTISKLKIKGHNKNSRIDCLVRHEALMNRTLRATYRFDNNYNFFGPTESYAQTERDMATTSPEPTAHSEQPGLDKEDFYTRETPKTEYDFLTSTEDSMLRTNAYGSTPLNSNENSTERNEGIAFNSTPTWNKANTSIESENTTFIIKCKNNVIQNNGKHEKQQMKKNGALLLILVAFLICALFIIFQLFVLKLWKQHLKWKKQKDESDITGESNKSNKSSNEEVVRAENDNQESNFQVQYIVHSNSEERVKQYCNDIPEDQIKESAV, encoded by the exons ATGGCTGTTCTTTCAGTACTGTGTTTTCTGGTCTTTGCTGCACTTCAAG CAAGTTCACAAAGGCTAAAGGGGAAATTTATTACTGTGCTCGAGGGAAATTCGGCAGTTCTCAATTGTACAATGAATAAATGTGAAGGATCATATATTGAATGGAAAAATCCAAAGCATCAAGTTCTATACTTTAACAAAAGAAAAG CGCTAAGGGATCACAGATACAAATTAATTGATTACTCAAACTCACGGTTAATCGTCACACTTCGCAATACCACAGTGGATGATGACGGCATCTACACCTGCTTATATTATACTCATAAAATAGTAAAGAAGCAAGTGCACCTCACTGTTTTAG CACCACCTTCACCCCCTATATTGAGTATCAACAAACGTTCATTGAAAGAGAAGGTGGTCAGTTGTATCACCAAAGGAAGCAAACCAAAGCCTCAAATAACCTGGCTCCTGAACAACAGAGTGGAGTTGCATG GGCGCACAAAATATAAACGAGAAAATAATGGTGCAAAGTATACAACAATCAGTAAATTGAAAATCAAAGGTCATAACAAGAATTCCAGAATTGATTGTTTGGTTCGACATGAAGCATTAATGAACAGAACTCTTAGAGCGACCTACAGATTTGATAACAATT acaaTTTCTTTGGACCAACGGAATCCTACGCCCAAACTGAACGTG ATATGGCTACAACCAGTCCAGAACCAACAGCGCACAGCGAGCAACCTGGCCTAGACAAGGAGGACTTTTACACCCGAGAAACTCCAAAAACTGAAT ATGATTTCCTCACATCAACAGAGGATTCAATGCTGCGTACGAATG CATATGGTAGCACTCCACTCAATTCAAATGAAAACAGCACAGAGAGAAATG AAGGGATTGCATTCAATTCTACGCCTACCTGGAATAAAGCAAATACATCCATTGAAAGTGAAAATACTACATTTAtaataaaatgtaaaaacaacGTTATCC AAAATAACGGAAAACATGAGAAACAACAAATGAAGAAGAATGGAGCCCTATTACTGATACTGGTAGCTTTCCTGATTTGTGCTTTGTTCATCATCTTTCAATTATTCGTGCTAAAACTATGGAAACAGCATTTAAAGTGGAAAAAGC AAAAAGATGAATCTGATATAACAGGGGAAAGTAACAAATCAAATAAGTCAAGTAACGAAGAAGTTGTCCGAGCAGAAAACGATAATCAAG AGTCAAATTTTCAAGTGCAATATATAGTCCATTCAAATTCCGAGGAACGAGTAAAACAGTATTGCAATGATATACCTGAAGATCAAATAAAAGAGAGCGCGGTTTAA
- the crtam gene encoding cytotoxic and regulatory T-cell molecule isoform X1 encodes MAVLSVLCFLVFAALQASSQRLKGKFITVLEGNSAVLNCTMNKCEGSYIEWKNPKHQVLYFNKRKALRDHRYKLIDYSNSRLIVTLRNTTVDDDGIYTCLYYTHKIVKKQVHLTVLAPPSPPILSINKRSLKEKVVSCITKGSKPKPQITWLLNNRVELHGRTKYKRENNGAKYTTISKLKIKGHNKNSRIDCLVRHEALMNRTLRATYRFDNNYNFFGPTESYAQTERDMATTSPEPTAHSEQPGLDKEDFYTRETPKTEYDFLTSTEDSMLRTNVGNGTTLNASSTPIMELPITEIQKSTFNRKAGSFIAYGSTPLNSNENSTERNEGIAFNSTPTWNKANTSIESENTTFIIKCKNNVIQNNGKHEKQQMKKNGALLLILVAFLICALFIIFQLFVLKLWKQHLKWKKQKDESDITGESNKSNKSSNEEVVRAENDNQESNFQVQYIVHSNSEERVKQYCNDIPEDQIKESAV; translated from the exons ATGGCTGTTCTTTCAGTACTGTGTTTTCTGGTCTTTGCTGCACTTCAAG CAAGTTCACAAAGGCTAAAGGGGAAATTTATTACTGTGCTCGAGGGAAATTCGGCAGTTCTCAATTGTACAATGAATAAATGTGAAGGATCATATATTGAATGGAAAAATCCAAAGCATCAAGTTCTATACTTTAACAAAAGAAAAG CGCTAAGGGATCACAGATACAAATTAATTGATTACTCAAACTCACGGTTAATCGTCACACTTCGCAATACCACAGTGGATGATGACGGCATCTACACCTGCTTATATTATACTCATAAAATAGTAAAGAAGCAAGTGCACCTCACTGTTTTAG CACCACCTTCACCCCCTATATTGAGTATCAACAAACGTTCATTGAAAGAGAAGGTGGTCAGTTGTATCACCAAAGGAAGCAAACCAAAGCCTCAAATAACCTGGCTCCTGAACAACAGAGTGGAGTTGCATG GGCGCACAAAATATAAACGAGAAAATAATGGTGCAAAGTATACAACAATCAGTAAATTGAAAATCAAAGGTCATAACAAGAATTCCAGAATTGATTGTTTGGTTCGACATGAAGCATTAATGAACAGAACTCTTAGAGCGACCTACAGATTTGATAACAATT acaaTTTCTTTGGACCAACGGAATCCTACGCCCAAACTGAACGTG ATATGGCTACAACCAGTCCAGAACCAACAGCGCACAGCGAGCAACCTGGCCTAGACAAGGAGGACTTTTACACCCGAGAAACTCCAAAAACTGAAT ATGATTTCCTCACATCAACAGAGGATTCAATGCTGCGTACGAATG TGGGAAATGGCACAACATTGAATGCAAGCTCTACACCTATCATGGAGTTACCCATCACAGAAATTCAAAAAAGCACCTTCAATAGAAAAGCAGGTTCATTCATCG CATATGGTAGCACTCCACTCAATTCAAATGAAAACAGCACAGAGAGAAATG AAGGGATTGCATTCAATTCTACGCCTACCTGGAATAAAGCAAATACATCCATTGAAAGTGAAAATACTACATTTAtaataaaatgtaaaaacaacGTTATCC AAAATAACGGAAAACATGAGAAACAACAAATGAAGAAGAATGGAGCCCTATTACTGATACTGGTAGCTTTCCTGATTTGTGCTTTGTTCATCATCTTTCAATTATTCGTGCTAAAACTATGGAAACAGCATTTAAAGTGGAAAAAGC AAAAAGATGAATCTGATATAACAGGGGAAAGTAACAAATCAAATAAGTCAAGTAACGAAGAAGTTGTCCGAGCAGAAAACGATAATCAAG AGTCAAATTTTCAAGTGCAATATATAGTCCATTCAAATTCCGAGGAACGAGTAAAACAGTATTGCAATGATATACCTGAAGATCAAATAAAAGAGAGCGCGGTTTAA
- the crtam gene encoding cytotoxic and regulatory T-cell molecule isoform X2 — protein MAVLSVLCFLVFAALQASSQRLKGKFITVLEGNSAVLNCTMNKCEGSYIEWKNPKHQVLYFNKRKALRDHRYKLIDYSNSRLIVTLRNTTVDDDGIYTCLYYTHKIVKKQVHLTVLAPPSPPILSINKRSLKEKVVSCITKGSKPKPQITWLLNNRVELHGRTKYKRENNGAKYTTISKLKIKGHNKNSRIDCLVRHEALMNRTLRATYRFDNNYNFFGPTESYAQTERDMATTSPEPTAHSEQPGLDKEDFYTRETPKTEYDFLTSTEDSMLRTNVGNGTTLNASSTPIMELPITEIQKSTFNRKAGSFIAYGSTPLNSNENSTERNGIAFNSTPTWNKANTSIESENTTFIIKCKNNVIQNNGKHEKQQMKKNGALLLILVAFLICALFIIFQLFVLKLWKQHLKWKKQKDESDITGESNKSNKSSNEEVVRAENDNQESNFQVQYIVHSNSEERVKQYCNDIPEDQIKESAV, from the exons ATGGCTGTTCTTTCAGTACTGTGTTTTCTGGTCTTTGCTGCACTTCAAG CAAGTTCACAAAGGCTAAAGGGGAAATTTATTACTGTGCTCGAGGGAAATTCGGCAGTTCTCAATTGTACAATGAATAAATGTGAAGGATCATATATTGAATGGAAAAATCCAAAGCATCAAGTTCTATACTTTAACAAAAGAAAAG CGCTAAGGGATCACAGATACAAATTAATTGATTACTCAAACTCACGGTTAATCGTCACACTTCGCAATACCACAGTGGATGATGACGGCATCTACACCTGCTTATATTATACTCATAAAATAGTAAAGAAGCAAGTGCACCTCACTGTTTTAG CACCACCTTCACCCCCTATATTGAGTATCAACAAACGTTCATTGAAAGAGAAGGTGGTCAGTTGTATCACCAAAGGAAGCAAACCAAAGCCTCAAATAACCTGGCTCCTGAACAACAGAGTGGAGTTGCATG GGCGCACAAAATATAAACGAGAAAATAATGGTGCAAAGTATACAACAATCAGTAAATTGAAAATCAAAGGTCATAACAAGAATTCCAGAATTGATTGTTTGGTTCGACATGAAGCATTAATGAACAGAACTCTTAGAGCGACCTACAGATTTGATAACAATT acaaTTTCTTTGGACCAACGGAATCCTACGCCCAAACTGAACGTG ATATGGCTACAACCAGTCCAGAACCAACAGCGCACAGCGAGCAACCTGGCCTAGACAAGGAGGACTTTTACACCCGAGAAACTCCAAAAACTGAAT ATGATTTCCTCACATCAACAGAGGATTCAATGCTGCGTACGAATG TGGGAAATGGCACAACATTGAATGCAAGCTCTACACCTATCATGGAGTTACCCATCACAGAAATTCAAAAAAGCACCTTCAATAGAAAAGCAGGTTCATTCATCG CATATGGTAGCACTCCACTCAATTCAAATGAAAACAGCACAGAGAGAAATG GGATTGCATTCAATTCTACGCCTACCTGGAATAAAGCAAATACATCCATTGAAAGTGAAAATACTACATTTAtaataaaatgtaaaaacaacGTTATCC AAAATAACGGAAAACATGAGAAACAACAAATGAAGAAGAATGGAGCCCTATTACTGATACTGGTAGCTTTCCTGATTTGTGCTTTGTTCATCATCTTTCAATTATTCGTGCTAAAACTATGGAAACAGCATTTAAAGTGGAAAAAGC AAAAAGATGAATCTGATATAACAGGGGAAAGTAACAAATCAAATAAGTCAAGTAACGAAGAAGTTGTCCGAGCAGAAAACGATAATCAAG AGTCAAATTTTCAAGTGCAATATATAGTCCATTCAAATTCCGAGGAACGAGTAAAACAGTATTGCAATGATATACCTGAAGATCAAATAAAAGAGAGCGCGGTTTAA